GATGTATCTCAGCTGGCCCGCCTACCTGATCCACGGCACCCATGACACGCGCAAGATCGGGCGGCGTTCGTCCTCGGGCTGCATCGGGCTTTACAACGAGCAGATCGAAGAGCTGTTCGGTCTGTGCCCCGTCGGCACACAGGTCCGCGTCATCTGACACGGCCCCCCCTGCTTCGTTTTGGCGAAAATACTCAATTGCGCGGCGTGAGCCATCCGCTCATGCCGTCTTGATCAGCGCGCTGATCTCCGCGACCTTCTCGGCCAGCAACGCGCGATCTGCGCGGGTCTCGACATTGAGCCGCAGCACCGGCTCTGTGTTGGACTGCCGAAGGTTCACCCGCCAGTCCCCATAATCGCACGACACGCCATCCAGCCGGTCCACGGCGTTGGCGTGACTGACATACGTCGCCTCGAACGCGTCAATCGCGGGCTGCTTGTCGTCGAGCTTGAAGTTGATCTCGCCTGAGCTTGGGAAGCTCTTCTGCATGTCGGCCACCATCTGGGACAGCTTTTGGCCCGTGGCACTCATATGCTCGATCAGCAGCAGCCACGGCACCATGCCGCTGTCGCAATACATGAAGTCGCGGAAATAATGATGGGCCGACATCTCGCCGCCATAGACCGCATCCTCCGCGCGCATCTTCGCCTTGATATGCGAATGCCCCGATTTCGAGGCCACGGCCTCGCCGCCCATCCGACCCACAAGGTCCTCCAGGGCCCAGACCACGCGCGGATCATGGATGATCTTCGCGCCCGGATGCTTGCCAAGAAAGGCCCCGGCCAGCAGGGCGACGACATACTCGCCATCGATGAAGCCACCGGTCTCGTCAAAGAAGAAACAGCGGTCAAAGTCGCCGTCCCACGCGATACCCATATCAGCCCCTTCGGCCAACACACGCTCCGCAGTCTGCGCGCGGTTCTCAGGCAGAAGCGGGTTCGGGATCCCATTAGGAAAGTCGCTGTCGGGCGTGTGATGCTGGCGGATGAACTCCACCGGAGCCCCCAGTGCGGCCTCGATCGCATCAAAGGCGGGACCGGCCACGCCGTTGCCGGCATTCACCACGACCTTCATAGGCCGCCACATCGACACATCCGCAAAGCTTGCAACGCGCGCGGCGTAGTCGGCGCGTGGGTCGCGGTGCTCCAGCGCGCCGCGCGCCTTCGCGGGGCCGAAATCGCCCGCTTCCACCAGCGCCTGTATCTCGCCCAGCCCGTCGGCGGACGAGATCGGGCGCGATCCCTCGCGCACCATCTTGATGCCGTTATAGTCAATCGGGTTGTGCGATGCGGTGACCATCAGCCCGCCCCCGGCGGCATAATGAGACGTCGCGAAATAGACCTCCTCGGTGCCGCACAGGCCGATGTCGATCACGTCCACCCCTTCGTCCCGCAAGCCTTCGGCAAGCTGGCCCGCCAGCGCCTTAGAGGTAGGGCGGATGTCGTAGCCGATCACAACCTCGCGCGGGACAATGGAGCGCGCAAAGCCTCGTCCGATCCCATAACAGATGTCTTCGTTCAGCTCGTCGCCGAGCCGTCCGCGCACATCGTAGCTCTTGAAGCAGGTCAGGGTGGTCATCGTGTCGTCCTCGCGCTTGAATTGAGCGCAGGCCTAACGCACGGGCGGCGGGGCTCCAAGTGTCATCTGGCCAAAAAGAAGGCCCCGGTGTCGCCACCGGGGCCCCAAATCAGCCGTGAACCGGGATCAGACCTCTTCGGGCAGGATCAGGTTCAGCGCAATCGCGATCACCGCCGTGGGTGCCACGGCAGAGGTCATCAGCGTTTTCAGCACGCCCGGCACGTATTGCACGGCCTCGGGCACCAGGTTCAGGCCAAGGCCCGCCGCCAGCGACACCGCGATGATGATCATGTTGCGGCGGTTCATGGTGACCTCCGTCAGCATGTTCAGGCCCGCGGCCGCCACCATGCCGAACATCACGATCACGCCGCCGCCCAGCACCGGCAGCGGCATGGACGCGATCACAGCGCCGATCTTCGGGATCAGGCCGCAAATGATCATGATCAGGCCCGCGACCGTCACCACATGGCGGCTCATCACGCCGGTCATGCCGACGATGCCGACATTCTGGCTGAACGAGGTATTCGGCAGTCCGCCAAAGACACCCGCTACGGCGGTACCAAGCCCGTCCGCGTAGGTCGCGCCCGCGATTTCGCGGTCGGTTGCCTCGCGGCCTGCGCCCGCCTTGGTCGTGGCAGAGCAATCGCCCACGGTCTCGATGGCCGACACGATGGAAACCAGCGTTACCGCGACAACCGCGCCCAGCGAGAACTCGAACCCGTAGGGCAGGGGCTGGATCGCCGTGATCCAGCTAGCATTGCCCACCGCGCCGAAATTGACCATGCCCAGCACAAAGGCCAGCGCGTAGCCCGCGAGCAGGCCAATCAGGATGGCCGCGTTGGACACAAAGCCCTTGGTGAAGAACTTGACCACCAGCGACACCACGACGACGGTCAGCGCCACGGACCAGTGCATCAGAGAGCCGAAGCTTTCGGCCTCCATCTGGAACTTGGCCGCGCCGCCGGCTGCGTATTTGATCGCCACAGGGATCAGGTAAAGACCGATCGCCAGGATCACCAACCCGGTGACCAGCGGTGGGAACAGCCAGCGCAGGTGCTGGATCACGCCGCCCAGCAGGAAGTGCACCGTGCCGCCGATGATGCAGGCGGTCAGCGCGACGCCCAGACCTTGCGTCGCCGCGACGCCCGCCAGCACGCCCACGAAGGCAAAGGAGGTGCCTTGCATGATCGGCAGCTTCGCGCCCACAGGGCCGACGCCCACGGTCTGGAACAGCGTCGCCACACCCGCAAACAGCATCGCCATCTGGATCAGGTAGACCTGCTCGGCAGAGCCGAAGGCCAGTCCGGCCGCGCCTGCCACGATGATCGATGGTGTCACGTTAGAGGCAAACATCGCCAGCACGTGTTGCAGCCCCAGCGGCACCGTCTGGCCGAGCGGGGGCGTGGTGTTCGGGTCCGAATAGGCGCCCGCGTTGGTTACGTCAGTCATTGGTCTCTCCCCGTAATGACGTCTTGTTATCCGCCCCATCCCCATGGGGTCGGTCGTGTCGGCGCGTTATCCGCGCTCTATCAAGACCGGCTCAGCCAGTCTGAATTCTTCCAGGTTCGCGCCCGGACCGATCCGGTCGACCACTGCAAACAGCCCCGGCGCATGCAGGGGCGTCAACACCCCGTGCCACGTGCCTCGATGAAAGTTAATCGCTTGGCCGGGGGCTGTCTCAAACGCGACAATCTCGCCGGGCGTGTCGCCCAAATCTTGGGCGCAGATCACCAGAAACGGCTCAAAGCTCATCGGAATGAAGGCTTGCGAGCCCTCCGGGTGCCGCTCGACCAGCGTCAGCGTATAGGGCAAGCTGCGCGGCTCGGCCTGAAACAGGCTGATCCCGGCGCGCCCATCGGCGAAGTCGAGCTGGGCGCGGTCGTGGAAGCGCCCGCACAGCCCCTCGTTGATCATCTTGTCGGGTGCGCCCGCACAGTCGAGCACGTCGCCAAAGGGCGCAAAGGCCTCCGCCGTCAGGGGCTGCGTGCGCACTACCACGGCAGCTTCGCGTGGCGGTTCACGTCCTTGTAGAGCAGGTAGCGGAACGGCCCATCGCCCGTCGCGCGGCAGGCTTGCGGGCAGAAGGCGCGCAGCCACATGAAGTCGCCCGGCCCCACCGACACCCAGTCGCGGTTCAGCAGGTATTCGGCGGTGCCTTCGAGAACGTAAAGCCCATGCTCCATCACATGGGTCTCCTCGAACGGGATCAGCCCGCCGGGTTGGAACGTGACAATGTTGACGTGCATGTCGTGGCGCAAATCATCGGGCGCGGCAAAGCGGGTGGTGGCCCAGACCCCGTCGCAATCGGGCATCGGCGTCGGCGCGACCTCCTGATCCGAGGTCACGAAAGCCTCCGGCGCGCTCAGGCCCGGCGCGGGCTCGTAGCGTTTGCGGATCCAGTGAAACGTCGCCGGGGCCGCGCCACGATTGTGCAGGGTCCAGCCCTGGCCCGGGGGCAGGTAGGCGTAGCCGCCTTCCTCCATGACATGGGTGCCTGTCGCGCAGCGCAGCTCCAGTGTACCGCCGACAACGAACAGCACCGCCTCGGCCTCCGGGTTGCTTTCCGGTGTGTCGGAGCCGCCGCCCGCCGCGACCTCGCAGATATATTGCGAAAACGTCTCGGCAAAGCCCGACAAGGGCCGCGCGACGACCCACGCGCGCATCCCCGTCCATCCCGGCAGAAAGCTCGTCACGATGTCGCGCATGACGCCCGCGGGCAAGAAAGCATAGGCTTCTGTGAAGATCGCCGTTCCGGTCAGCGGGTCCGATTGCGAGGGCAGGCCACCCGGTGGCAGGGCGTAGCTCATGGCAACATGTCCTTCAGCCGATGCTCGGCGATCCGCTCGACCTGCGCGCAGGCCTCGGTGAACTCGGCCTCCGATGTGTTGCGGATACGGCGTTCAAACGCCGCAAGGATCGATGATTTGTCATGATCCCGCACGGCAATAATGAAGGGAAACCCGTGCTTTGCGGTATAATCTTCATTTAATTGCGTGAAGGCGTCGCGCTCTGCATCCGTCAGTGCGTCCAGCCCGGCGGAGGCCTGTTCCGACGTGCTTTCCGCCGTCAGCCGCTTGGCGGCGGCCAGCTTCCCCGCGAGGTCGGGATGCGCGTCCAGTACCTCCAGCCGGCGGGTCGCGGGGGCTGCGCGGAACGCGCGGCACATCGCATTATGTAGACCCACGGCGCTGTCATGGGCGGGTCCCAGCTCCAGCGCCCAGGTATCTTCGGCGACCCAGGGCGAGTGTTCGAAAATGCCGCCATAGGTGTTCACGAAGCTTGCCTTGTCCATCAAGGTCGGGCGGGTGACCGGCACCGGTGGATGCGCCTCGCGCCAATGCTTGGCAATCTCGGCGCGGGTGGCGAACCAGACCCCATCGTAGCCCTTGGCATAGTCGATGAACCGCTTGAGCGCCTGCACCCGCCCCGGACGCCCCACAAGGCGGCAATGCAGCCCCACGGACATCATCTTCGGCGCGCCCTCGGTTCCTTCTTCGTACAGCGCATCGAAACTGTCGCGCAGATAGGCTTCGAACTGGTCGCCGGAGTTGAACCCCTGCGGCGTCGCGAACCGCATGTCGTTGCAATCGAGCGTGTAGGGCACAATCAGCTGGTTCCGGCCATCAAAGCGCAAGTAGTAGGGCAGATCATCTGCATAGCTGTCGGCGACATAGTCGAACCCGCCATGCTCGGCGGCCAGCCGGACCGTGTTTTCCGAACAGCGGCCGGTGTACCAGCCGCGCGGTGGCGTGCCGGTGACTTCGGAGTGTAGCTTCACGGCCGCATCCATATGGGCGCGCTCGTCCTCGGGCTCGAAATCCTTGTATTCGATCCATTTCAGCCCGTGCGACGCGATCTCCCAGCCCGCGTCCTTCATGGCCGCGACCTGTTCGGGGGAGCGCGCCAGCGCGGTCGCGACGCCGTAAACGGTCACGGGCAGGTCTTTCAGCAGCCGGTGCAGCCGCCAGAACCCGGCCCGTGCGCCGTACTCATAGATTGATTCCATGTTCCAGTGGCGCTGATCTGGCCAGGATGCGGCACCGACGATCTCCGACAGGAAGGCCTCCGACCCGGCATCACCGTGCAGGGTGCAGTTTTCACCACCTTCTTCATAATTTACAACGATTTGGACGGCGATCTTCGCGCCATTTGGCCAATTGGCATCGGGTGGCGTGGCGCCGTGGCCGCGCATATCTCTGGGGTATCTTTGCATGTCATCCGCCATGGATTATCGCTACATCATCTACAATCAGTGCGTGTTACAAAAAGTTTTTGAAAGAGTTTTCCGCGCCGCCCCCTAGGATCACGCCAAGCGCTCGGGCAATTCTTGCCCATCGCCACATCTGAAACGGAGGCCCTCATGGCTGGCTATCTGACGACCCACGTGCTCGACACCGCCCGCGGTTGCCCGGCGGCGGGACTGGAGATCGTGCTCTACCGCGTCACCGGCAACAGCCACAGCAAGATCGCCACGATGGTGACCAACAGCGACGGGCGCACCGACAGCCCGATCCTGCCCGAGGACAAGTTCCAGACCGGCACCTATGAGCTGGTGTTCAAGGCCGGCGCCTATCTCGACACGTCGGGCACGCCGCCGGAGGATCCGCGCTTCCTCGATGAGGTCCCGATCCGCTTCGGCATGTCAGAGCCTGATCACTACCACGTGCCGCTGCTGCTTTCGCCCTTCGGCTACTCGACCTATCGCGGCAGCTGATCTGCGCATTTGACACGGACCACTTGCGCGGGCGACGATACGTGCATGGACACCGCCCCCTCGAAATTGCCGACCATCGGCACTGTCACGGTCTGGGAACTTTTGCGCGCCTTGCGGGAAGGTGCCCGTGATTTTGCCCGTGCGCCCGCGTTCGGGCTGTTTTTCTCGGCATTCTACGCCCTATGCGGCGCGATCCTTGTCTATCTGGGCGCGGGCACCTTCACCTGGACGCTGATGATGAGCCTTGGCTTCCCGCTGGTGGCACCCTTCGCCGCTGTGGGGCTTTACGAGGTCAGCCGACGCCTGGAGGCGGGCGAGCCCGTGACATGGGCCGCGGTCCTTTCCGTCGTCTGGGCCGAGCGCGGACGCCAGCTGCCCTGGATTGGCGCGCTTCTCGTGGTCATCTTCCTGTTCTGGAGCTTCTTCGCCCACATGTCCTTGGCCCTATTTCTGGGCAACATGCAGCTGACCAACATCACGACCTCCTGGGATATGTTCGTAACCCCCGCGGGCCTGTCGCTGATCGGTTTCCAGATCATCGTCGGCGCGGTCGTGGCCCTATTCACCTTCACTCTGACGGTGGTCTCCATGCCCTTGCTGCTCGATGCAGAGCTCGATTTCATGACCGCCATGGGTGTTTCGATCCGCACCGTCATGCGCAACCGCGCGGTGATGCTTCTTTGGGCCGCGATCATTGCGGTGCTGTTGCTCATTGCCATGGCGCCTATGTTTCTTGGACTGTTCGTGGCCTTGCCGGTGCTGGGCCACGCCACGTGGCACGTCTACCGCCGCGCGCTTTATCAGGAGCTCTGAGCGGCCAGCACCCAAAATGCCTCCAACGCCGCGTCGGCGCGCGCGCTAATCTCTTCCGCGCTCAAAGGGGGCAGCGTGCCGATAATCCGCCGCACCTGAAGATCCCCGACCAATAGGCTGAGAAACCACCCCGCAAGCGTACCCGCACGGTCCGGATCGATTTCTGTCATCAGCGCGATGATGCGCGGGAACACCGCCTCGCGCCCGCCCTTGGCGATCAGTTGCCCCAGCACGCCTGACGGGTCGCTCGCGGCCGCGCGGTTCAGCAAGACCGACCGCTCGCCCACAAGCAATCCCAGCAGGACAGGGGCCAGCGCCGCCAATGCGCGCTCCACCGTATCGTCGCCTTCGATGGCCGCGTCGAGTGTCGCCTGCGTCTGCGCCGCGTTGCCTTTCACGATCTCGCCGAACAGCCCGGCCTTGTCGCCGTACCAGCGATAAAGCGTTTCGTTCGACGCTTTCGCGGCCTTCGCGATCGTCAGCATCGACGCCCCGTCATAGCCGCGTTCGGCTAGCACGCGCAGGGCGACGTCTTCGATTTCGGCGCGGCGGGCGTCTTGGTTCTTCACGGGCGGGGCCTTCCAACAGACTTGCGTTAAATCCGAACATATGTATACGGATATGTAAAGCCGTACAGATATATTCGGAAAAGGAGTCGCGCCGATGACTGCCATCACCAAACCGCTTTCAATCACCGCCACGCTATTCGCGGGGGCCATCTTCGGTTTCTTCTATGCGTGGGTTTGCTCGACCATGTGGGGGCTCGACACGATGCCGCCGGCCCGCGCGATCGAGGCGATGAATGCGATGAACGCCTCCGTGCGCAACGCAACCTTCTTTCCCACTTTCTTCGGCACGCCCGTCGTGCTGGCCCTTGCCGCCCTGTGGCAGCGCAGGGCGGGATATCGCCGCGCGTCGATCTGGTTCTGGCTGGCAGCCGCGACCTATCTGATCTTGGGTGCAGGGCTGACCATGGCGATCAACGTGCCGATGAACGAGGCGCTTGCCGTGACCCCGATCCCGCAAACCGGGGCGGAAGCAGAGGCGATCTGGCAGGCCTATTCCGGCAAATGGCAGTCCTGGAACCAGATGCGCACGCTCGCCTCCGGCGCGGCCCTGCTTTTCGCCTGCATTGGCCTGACGGCGCTCTAAAGCCCCAATGCCTGCGCGATCCGCGGACCCATATGGTCGAGAAAGAGCCGCAGCTTCGGGTCGCGATGCCGCTTGTGGGCAAAGAGCATGCCCAGTGTCACTGGCGGCGGCGGCGTCCGAGTGCACAGCTCCACCAGCGCACCGGAGGCCAGATGCTCGGCCACCTCGTGGCGAGGCTTCAGGACCACGCCGTAGCCGCCTAGCGCCCATGTCGTCAGCACGTCGCCATCATCGCTCTCAAACGGGCCTGATACCGCGTAGCGTACCGGCCCGTCCGGCGTCTGGAGCGGCCACTGAAACTCCGGCGCGCCGGGGTAGCGCAGGTTCAGGCAGTCGTGATGGGCCACAAGGTCCGGGCCATCCTTGGGCTGGCCCTTGAAGGCGAGGTAGTCCGGCGAGGCGCACAAGACACGCTCCACCTCCCCGATCCGGCGCAGCATCAGGTTGCTGTCCGGCGGATTGCCCTGGAACAATACGACGTCGAGGCCTTCCGCCGTCAGGTCGATCTTGCGGTCCGACAGCCGAAGCCGGATGTCGACCAGCGGGTAGAGCTTCTTGAACCCTGGGATCTCGGGGGCCAGAACCGTGCGCCCGACCCCCAACGGGGCCGCGACAAAGAGCGTGCCGCGCGGCGAGCGGGTCATATCGGTGACCGCGGCCTCCGCCGCCTCGATCGCTTCGACGATGCGCTGCGCGCCGTCATAAAAGACGCGGCCCTGTTCCGTCGGCGCGAGCGAGCGGGTGGTGCGCGAGAATAGCCGCACCCCCATCTGGGTCTCCAGCGTGTTGATCCGGGCAGAGGCCACGGCAGGCGAGATCCGCTGATCGCGCGCCGCCGCCGACATCGATCCCAAATCGAATACCCGCAGGAAGGTCTTGATCGTCTCGACGTAGCTCATCGCCATTTTCCAAAACTTTTTGAAACTGCCCCCAAGAATTCTCTATTTCGCGAAAGTAATCAACTGTGGTGAGATGCCCGAAACAGGGAGCGGCGCGATGTACGATCTGGCAATCATGTGGGACTGGCTGGCCTTCGCGGTGCGGTGGCTCCATGTCATCACCGCCATCGCGTGGATTGGCAGCTCGTTCTACTTCATCGCGCTGGACCTCGGCCTGAACCGCAATATCCACGGTCCCGCCGATGGCGAGGAGTGGCAGGTCCATGGCGGCGGCTTCTACCATATTCAGAAGTATCTGGTCGCGCCGGAGGCGATGCCGGAGCATCTGACCTGGTTCAAATGGGAAAGCTACGCGACCTGGCTGTCGGGGGCGGCAATGCTGGCGGTGGTCTATTGGGCCGGGTCCGAGCTGTACCTGATCGACCCGAATGTCGCCGACCTGGCAGCGTGGCAGGCGATCTTGATCTCCGCGGCGTCGCTGGCGGTGGGCTGGGTTATCTATGACGCGCTGTGCAAATCGCCCTTGGGCGAGACACCCACGACGCTGATGATCCTGCTCTTCGTGCTTCTGGTAGTCATGTCATGGGGCTACACGCAGGTCTTCACCGGCCGTGCGGCGCTGCTGCATCTGGGCGCGTTCACGGCCACGATCATGACGGCCAACGTGTTCTTCATCATCATGCCCAACCAGCGCATCGTCGTGGCCGATCTGAAAGCAGGCCGCACCCCGGATGCCAAGTACGGCAAGATCGCCAAGCTGCGCTCGACCCATAACAATTACCTGACCCTTCCGGTCATCTTCCTGATGCTGTCCAACCATTACCCGCTGGCGTTCGCTACCGAGTATAACTGGATCATCGCCGCGCTGGTGTTTCTGATGGGCGTCACCATCCGGCACTATTTCAACACGATGCACATGAAGAAGAAGGTGCCGAACTGGACCATCGGGGCCACCGTCATTTTGTTTATCGCGATCATGTGGCTCTCGGCGTTGGGCGGCCCGCAGGCGGAGGAAGAGCAGGCGATGGGCCCGGTGGCAACGCAATATGCGCAGGCCCCAGGCTTCGAGCGGGTCGAGGAAATCGTGCTTGGCCGCTGCTCGATGTGCCACGCGCGCGAGCCGTTCTGGCCCGGGATCCGATGGGCCCCCAAGGGCGTGCATCTGGAAACCACCGCCGACATCGCAAGCTATGCGCGCGAGATTTACCTGCAGGCAGGCGTCAGCCACGCCATGCCGCCCGCCAACCTCAGTTTCATCGAGGCGGACGAGCGGGCGGCGATCCGTGGCTGGTACCGTGGGGCGGGCGAAGAAAACTCTTGAGAAACAATCGGTGATGCTCCAGCCTGTAGGCCAAGGGAGTCTGCCAAACCACCGCAGGGGCGCGCGCGCCGAACTTCCTCGTGCAACATCAAACGAGGGCCTCGATGGAACTTAAAGATCACCGCGACATCAATGCCAGCCCGGCCGAGGTCTGGGCCGCGTTGCTTGATGCGGACGTGCTCAAGGCCTGCGTGCCGGGCTGTCAGGAGATGACCGGCTCGCCCGAAGAGGGATTCGAGGCGGTCGTCGTCCAGAAGGTCGGCCCGGTGAAGGCGACGTTCAAAGGCGCGGTGCAGCTGACCGACATGGTTGAGCCACACAGCCTGACCATCTCGGGAGAGGGCAAGGGCGGCCCGGCGGGTTTCGCCAAGGGCGGCGCAGACGTCACCCTGACCCCCATCGACGGCGGCGGCACACGGCTGGGCTACGAGGTCGAGGCCAAAGTGGGCGGCAAGCTCGCCCAGCTCGGCTCCCGCATCATCGACGGCTTTGCCAAGAAGATGGCCGATCAGTTCTTTGAGCGGTTCCAGACCGCTCTGGAAGGCGCGCCCGACGAGGGCGACCATGACACAAAGAAAAAAGGCTGGCTCAAGCGCCTTGTGAGCTGAGACCCGCCAACACCTTACAGACACTTAGGGAGGAATTTGAATGACGAAGGTATCCATGACGGTGAACGGCAAGTCCGTCTCCGGCGAGGTGGAGGGGCGCACGCTGCTGTCGACCTTCCTGCGCGATGACCTGCACCTGACCGGCACCCATGTCGGCTGCGACACGTCGCAATGCGGGGCGTGCGTGGTCCATGTGGACGGCAAGGCCGTGAAATCCTGCACGATGTTTGCGGCCGAAGCCGAAGGCGCACAGGTCGACACGATCGAGGGGCAGGCCAACGCCGACGGCTCGTTGAACACGATCCAGGCGGCCTTTCAGGAGCACCATGGCCTGCAATGCGGCTTCTGCACCCCGGGCATGGTGATGTCCGCCGCGGCGCTGCTGAAAGAGAACCCCAAACCGTCCGAGCAGGAGGTGCGTGACTACCTCGAAGGCAATATCTGCCGCTGCACCGGCTACCACAACATCGTCAAGGCGATCATGGCGGCGTCCGGTCAGGATGTGCCCGCCGTGGCGGCGGAATAGCGGATGCGCTTGGCTCTTGCGCTGGCGCTCCTGATGGCGGTTCCGGCGGCCTCTTTCGCCAATCCCGACCGGGCGGCGCAGATGTGCCGCTGGCTCGATTCCCTCGATGTCACCGAGGGCGGATGCCGGGTGGCGGACAAGTCCGTCTACGTCAAGATCGACGCGCCGAAGAGCGAGGCCGCCGAAATGTGCTCCACGATCACGAGCACCCTGCGTGGCGACGGCATCCGGTTCGACTCGGGCTGGAGCCTGCGGATTTTCAATCCCAAGACTGGCAACGCCCAAACAGCGATTTGTAAGCTTTAGCACGGCCCCGGCACGCGGGACCGGCCTTTGACAGAACAAAAAAAATGACGGGAGATAAGACATGCCAAAAGATGGAGGCATCGGCGCCAGTTCCAAGCGGCGCGAAGACCTGCGGTTCCTGACGGGACGCGGCAAGTACACCGACGACATCAACCTGCAAAATCAGGCTTATGCGCATTTCGTCCGCTCCGACGTCGCCCATGGCACGCTCAATGGCGTCGACACCGCGGCGGCTGAGGCCATGCCCGGCGTGCTGCGCGTGTTCACGGCCAAGGACTTCGAAGGCGTCGGCGGCATGCCCTGTGGCTGGCAGGTCACCGACCGCCACGGCGAGGTGATGCAGGAGCCGAAACACCCGATCCTCGCCGAAGGCAAGGTGCGCCATGTGGGCGATCCGATCGCCGTGGTCGTGGCCGAGACGCTCGATCAGGCCCGCACCGCTGGCGAGGCGCTTGGGATCGATATCAC
The nucleotide sequence above comes from Litoreibacter ponti. Encoded proteins:
- a CDS encoding CoxG family protein — translated: MELKDHRDINASPAEVWAALLDADVLKACVPGCQEMTGSPEEGFEAVVVQKVGPVKATFKGAVQLTDMVEPHSLTISGEGKGGPAGFAKGGADVTLTPIDGGGTRLGYEVEAKVGGKLAQLGSRIIDGFAKKMADQFFERFQTALEGAPDEGDHDTKKKGWLKRLVS
- a CDS encoding urate hydroxylase PuuD — its product is MYDLAIMWDWLAFAVRWLHVITAIAWIGSSFYFIALDLGLNRNIHGPADGEEWQVHGGGFYHIQKYLVAPEAMPEHLTWFKWESYATWLSGAAMLAVVYWAGSELYLIDPNVADLAAWQAILISAASLAVGWVIYDALCKSPLGETPTTLMILLFVLLVVMSWGYTQVFTGRAALLHLGAFTATIMTANVFFIIMPNQRIVVADLKAGRTPDAKYGKIAKLRSTHNNYLTLPVIFLMLSNHYPLAFATEYNWIIAALVFLMGVTIRHYFNTMHMKKKVPNWTIGATVILFIAIMWLSALGGPQAEEEQAMGPVATQYAQAPGFERVEEIVLGRCSMCHAREPFWPGIRWAPKGVHLETTADIASYAREIYLQAGVSHAMPPANLSFIEADERAAIRGWYRGAGEENS
- a CDS encoding (2Fe-2S)-binding protein, yielding MTKVSMTVNGKSVSGEVEGRTLLSTFLRDDLHLTGTHVGCDTSQCGACVVHVDGKAVKSCTMFAAEAEGAQVDTIEGQANADGSLNTIQAAFQEHHGLQCGFCTPGMVMSAAALLKENPKPSEQEVRDYLEGNICRCTGYHNIVKAIMAASGQDVPAVAAE